One window from the genome of Natronomonas salsuginis encodes:
- a CDS encoding response regulator gives MTQNGNTKILVVEDDQNLAELYAEWLADRYVVETAYSGEEALEVFDQTVDIVLLDRMMPGLSGGEVLTRLRQYESNPQVVIVSAVTPDFDIVKMGFDAYLEKPVEADDLEDVISQMLTRAEYNEDLQELFSLIERQSTLEAVVDADTLEVSPQYQALANQITELEDKVERYLQNLPDRDFRVAIERLQRTAAERREQQQYQSLTEDVLDTSEEGVVVIDRDRQVVWANETTEELLGVDRNDMQGSDYSRIASESYQEYPSGEQTLSDLVTHSLENMHSEVEAIVRIPETASKEQQWLEYWSGPIQTGLYSGGRIEHYHNITERYAYEQQLEDLHAVSRGLMTADSERAIGETVTTAAVGELGFEFAAIYTREEHTGRLVPLAHASMEDGTEIELPSISEGDTPVWTTYVTRTEQLSPDDVADTQSSKWLAEEFSSWRLYSLESEGVLLVGMTTTPEIPSRKNKLAKTLAANAASAFERTAQEAALRERDQRLNEQNEQLTRLDRINTLIRSISATVISANTREELEQEVCNALAHLDLVSGAWIGKKDINTNTIEVRAKTESLTYQNVGADDGSADDNTQRSNSTLPPAERAYRIEDSVVESDLITARSETEWEQDALKYGTNSIVAVPLQSEASILGVLEVHSKLPNAFAEEEVTALTELGQIIGHGISALRQKAALLSGGGTILEIQFEDDTGLATLVSDVETDLEVLNVLTNNRHNFLFARLTGENVTPEVFEAAGFDPETVVLSDSQDGLYCKIPVQNSRFCEKLTDQGVAINQITADSDSDDIVVSVTVPFTVDVGEYLSSLREDYSDLILLSKLDSERADTNTTLSARLDGALTARQKEVLQTALYAGYFNWPRDADSTSTAKTLDIAQSTFNQHLRAAESNLLTTLYQDATEL, from the coding sequence ATGACCCAAAACGGAAACACAAAAATCCTGGTCGTCGAGGATGACCAGAACTTGGCAGAGTTGTATGCGGAGTGGCTCGCAGATCGCTATGTTGTCGAAACCGCGTACTCTGGTGAAGAGGCCCTAGAAGTGTTTGATCAGACGGTCGATATCGTCCTTCTGGATCGGATGATGCCTGGATTATCCGGCGGAGAGGTTCTCACGCGACTCAGACAATACGAGTCGAACCCTCAAGTGGTCATTGTCTCTGCGGTGACACCGGACTTCGATATCGTCAAAATGGGATTCGATGCGTATCTGGAAAAACCCGTTGAAGCTGACGACCTCGAAGACGTTATATCGCAGATGCTCACTCGTGCGGAGTATAACGAGGATCTGCAAGAGTTGTTCTCGCTGATAGAACGCCAATCGACCTTGGAAGCGGTCGTGGACGCAGATACCCTCGAAGTAAGTCCGCAATACCAGGCACTCGCGAACCAAATCACAGAACTCGAGGACAAAGTCGAACGGTACCTCCAGAACCTGCCAGATAGGGATTTTCGAGTGGCTATCGAGCGCCTGCAACGAACAGCGGCAGAGCGCAGGGAACAACAGCAGTACCAGTCGCTCACTGAAGACGTACTGGACACATCAGAGGAGGGGGTGGTCGTAATTGATCGCGACAGACAGGTCGTATGGGCAAACGAAACGACCGAAGAATTACTCGGTGTGGATAGAAACGACATGCAAGGGTCTGACTACAGTCGCATTGCTTCTGAATCGTACCAGGAATATCCCTCAGGTGAGCAAACACTGTCTGACCTGGTAACTCATTCTCTAGAGAATATGCATTCCGAAGTCGAAGCCATCGTCCGAATCCCTGAGACGGCTTCGAAAGAGCAGCAGTGGTTGGAGTACTGGAGCGGGCCGATTCAAACTGGTCTTTATTCCGGTGGGCGGATTGAACACTACCACAACATTACAGAGAGATACGCGTATGAACAACAGCTTGAGGATCTGCATGCGGTTTCTCGCGGTCTAATGACAGCGGACTCGGAACGTGCCATCGGTGAGACCGTGACAACTGCCGCAGTTGGGGAACTCGGATTCGAGTTTGCCGCGATATATACACGAGAAGAGCACACAGGACGCTTGGTCCCACTAGCACACGCATCCATGGAGGATGGTACTGAAATCGAACTTCCATCCATCTCTGAAGGAGACACACCAGTCTGGACGACCTATGTGACTCGAACAGAACAATTGAGTCCCGACGACGTTGCAGATACTCAGTCGAGCAAGTGGTTAGCAGAGGAGTTCTCGTCGTGGCGTCTCTACTCACTAGAATCAGAGGGGGTTCTGTTGGTGGGGATGACCACGACGCCAGAGATTCCCTCAAGAAAGAACAAATTGGCAAAGACGTTAGCAGCGAACGCAGCAAGCGCATTCGAACGAACAGCACAAGAGGCGGCCCTTCGGGAACGCGACCAGCGGTTAAACGAGCAAAACGAACAGCTGACACGACTGGATCGCATTAACACACTGATACGGTCGATAAGTGCCACGGTTATCAGTGCAAATACACGAGAAGAACTGGAGCAAGAGGTCTGTAATGCTCTAGCTCACCTGGATCTGGTTAGTGGGGCCTGGATCGGTAAAAAAGATATTAATACGAATACGATCGAGGTCAGAGCCAAAACGGAGTCGCTCACATATCAAAACGTGGGAGCGGACGACGGTTCAGCAGATGACAATACCCAACGGAGTAACTCTACATTGCCACCTGCTGAACGGGCATACAGGATTGAAGATTCAGTCGTGGAGAGCGACTTAATCACCGCTCGCTCTGAAACGGAGTGGGAACAAGACGCACTGAAATACGGCACCAACTCAATTGTGGCTGTACCACTACAGAGCGAGGCTTCGATCCTCGGCGTATTAGAAGTCCATTCCAAACTGCCAAACGCCTTCGCCGAAGAAGAAGTGACAGCCCTCACAGAGCTCGGTCAAATAATAGGCCACGGGATATCAGCACTCCGGCAAAAGGCAGCGCTTCTATCCGGTGGGGGAACGATCCTCGAAATCCAGTTTGAGGACGATACCGGCCTCGCAACTCTTGTTTCCGATGTGGAGACAGATCTCGAAGTGTTGAATGTACTGACTAATAATCGACATAATTTCCTGTTCGCGCGATTGACCGGAGAAAACGTGACTCCGGAGGTGTTCGAAGCTGCTGGTTTCGATCCAGAGACGGTCGTTTTGAGCGACTCCCAGGATGGTCTTTATTGTAAAATCCCGGTGCAGAACAGCAGATTTTGCGAGAAGCTGACCGACCAAGGAGTTGCAATAAATCAAATCACCGCCGATTCCGATTCCGACGACATCGTCGTTTCAGTAACGGTGCCGTTCACCGTCGATGTCGGTGAGTATCTGAGCTCACTTCGTGAAGACTACAGTGATCTCATTCTGTTATCCAAACTGGACAGTGAGCGGGCAGATACCAATACCACTCTCTCAGCACGTCTTGATGGGGCTCTTACCGCTCGGCAAAAAGAAGTCTTGCAGACGGCACTCTACGCAGGATATTTTAATTGGCCTCGGGATGCAGATTCGACGTCAACTGCCAAGACTCTCGACATCGCACAGTCCACCTTTAATCAACATCTTCGAGCTGCTGAATCTAATTTGTTGACGACTCTCTATCAGGATGCAACGGAACTATAG
- a CDS encoding PAS domain S-box protein, with protein MSDGDAYTEHTSAGLLELSSELNQAGSIEDVSAVAVRMLDLNFDAPLSAIWEYDEEGNELRPIDESTEAQEVIGDAPILPLDSLAGRVYRQNRPEVFDDVHEADGTYNSDTPIRSEILVPISDFGVLSVGATEVDAFTQKDAELAKLVASNLEPAISRIRHLEELQAERDWTHTLFEGSNDAILISDSDANFVQVNQAACELTGYEREELLSMCIPDLHEEVDLHAYQDSHDKILGGEPATTEAKLLRSDDSKIDVEFSNRRIERDGAAYMHTVARDVTEQRERRRRLESFQSAIENASDGIAILENEEYTYVDQTHAEMYGFEDQDELLGQTWRELYTDAVEIERIEDEALSALRSDGEWRGTVTASPEGKGEFPTELSLTRLEDDRIVCVVRDVSEKYRRQAELRENERRFESVFEDPEMLVALLETDGETIEVNETALDYVSNDKSDILGEPFWEGDWWSHSSDLQEDLKDWIEQAAAGEYVSFQAEHPDRDGNMRFVTGTIRPVTGESGVESLVISSRDITPREQRRRELETFQQAVEDAKDGFAILEDEEYTYIDETHVDMYGFDDTDQLIGNSWRMLYDEDEVERLESEAFPVLESEGHWRGKVTGSQPDGTTFPAEISLTIIDDGPLVCTVRDETAKQQRQRELELKEQAIDSSNVGVMITDPQREDNPIEYVNKGFTDITGYEEDDALGRNPRFLQGPETDPDEISKLREAIAAGEPVTVELKNYRKDGSEYWNRLSVTPVTDVDGTLSKFIGIQQDVTGRRRRTRSLAEQNQKLELVLSGTDTGIAEWSLETDWISFDDTLVELLGHDPDNHEEFVQIVAPEDRDRVRDSLERVGEINDLSADFRVIGANEQTRWIHTDAVLISDDETGERLVAIATDITEQKRRVRQIQQERERFKILSESLEEYAFILLDDDGQIDSWNDGAADTFGYDEKAAIGMPAAELHPEQEQKRGTADRLLKQASLAGESTHEGQRVRQDGSSFPAEVSYVPLQTEDGVFLGYGMVIRDLTNQRQQRRRTERFVEESVDVVSILDRDGCFTYLSGSAEQVLGYDPTQLNQESLFDYIHPDDRERVMEAFFATVEDSGSTVQLEFQARDADGGWITAEARGRNLFDDDAIGGFMFYIRDISDIREQTKKFESVFNQTFQLTGLMTQSGEILELNDPLTEFGGIRAEESRGTPLWQCPLFAHSSEVQTQIRQAVTQASSGSFVRFNVEAEGVDGLASFDFSVKPIASQHGELSFLVFEARDITAQEQRRQHVQVLHRIMRHNIRNDLTKLRGYVDLLASDTETDTREQRAATIRDILDKWERMANKSQELQNILTSESALASHQSAQQIAEDIQAKKENEHANANITITADHDIESQIPSDLEKAISELVENAITANDTEHPSVQISVSQADERWVEICVSDTGPGLPEMEKNLLETGEETPLSHGQGLGLWMVRSLVTRAGGSISVETSGEGSEIRLEVPTQPPRADSEKPSILS; from the coding sequence ATGAGCGATGGAGACGCGTACACGGAACATACCTCCGCGGGACTTCTTGAGTTGTCTTCGGAACTGAACCAAGCCGGTTCGATTGAGGACGTCTCTGCCGTTGCTGTCCGAATGTTGGATCTCAATTTTGATGCGCCTCTTTCGGCGATCTGGGAATACGATGAAGAGGGAAACGAACTCCGCCCAATCGACGAATCAACTGAGGCACAAGAGGTGATCGGCGATGCACCGATCCTTCCACTTGATTCTCTCGCCGGGCGTGTGTACAGACAGAATCGTCCGGAAGTGTTCGACGATGTCCACGAGGCCGACGGCACGTATAATTCAGACACCCCGATTCGGAGCGAAATTCTTGTGCCAATTTCAGATTTCGGCGTCTTGAGTGTCGGAGCTACTGAAGTGGATGCCTTTACTCAGAAAGACGCAGAACTGGCGAAACTCGTCGCCTCGAATCTCGAACCTGCAATTTCACGAATCCGACACCTCGAGGAGTTACAGGCTGAGCGTGATTGGACACACACGTTGTTTGAAGGCTCCAACGATGCCATTTTGATTAGTGATTCAGATGCGAATTTCGTCCAAGTGAATCAGGCTGCTTGCGAGTTAACTGGCTATGAGCGTGAGGAACTCCTCTCGATGTGTATTCCCGATCTTCACGAAGAGGTCGACTTACATGCCTATCAGGATTCCCACGACAAAATTTTAGGTGGCGAACCAGCAACCACTGAGGCGAAACTACTTCGAAGCGACGACAGTAAAATCGATGTCGAGTTCTCGAACCGTCGGATCGAGCGCGATGGGGCGGCCTATATGCATACCGTGGCGAGAGATGTGACGGAACAGCGGGAACGCCGGCGTCGCCTAGAGTCGTTTCAGTCGGCCATCGAGAACGCGAGTGATGGGATTGCTATTCTGGAGAACGAGGAGTACACGTACGTTGATCAAACGCATGCCGAAATGTACGGGTTCGAGGACCAAGATGAGTTACTCGGGCAGACTTGGCGTGAGTTGTATACTGATGCCGTTGAAATCGAGCGCATAGAGGATGAGGCGCTTTCAGCGCTCCGATCTGATGGAGAGTGGAGAGGCACTGTAACTGCCTCTCCAGAAGGCAAGGGAGAATTTCCGACCGAACTATCGCTGACACGCTTGGAAGACGATCGAATCGTCTGTGTTGTCCGTGACGTGTCTGAAAAATATCGGCGTCAAGCGGAACTCCGGGAGAATGAGCGGCGTTTCGAGTCGGTGTTCGAAGACCCCGAAATGCTGGTGGCGTTATTAGAAACTGATGGTGAGACGATTGAGGTCAATGAAACAGCGCTAGACTACGTTTCGAACGACAAATCCGATATCTTGGGGGAACCGTTCTGGGAAGGAGACTGGTGGTCGCATTCCTCGGACCTACAAGAAGATCTAAAAGACTGGATCGAACAAGCGGCCGCTGGCGAGTACGTCAGTTTCCAGGCGGAACATCCGGATCGGGACGGTAATATGCGGTTCGTTACGGGCACAATCCGTCCGGTTACAGGGGAATCAGGCGTCGAATCGCTCGTTATTTCCAGTCGTGATATCACGCCCCGCGAGCAGCGCCGTCGCGAATTAGAGACGTTCCAACAAGCTGTCGAGGATGCGAAAGACGGCTTCGCCATCCTCGAAGATGAAGAATACACCTACATCGACGAGACACACGTGGATATGTATGGATTCGATGATACTGACCAACTCATCGGGAACTCCTGGCGGATGCTCTATGACGAAGATGAGGTAGAGCGCCTTGAGTCGGAAGCCTTCCCTGTTCTTGAGTCGGAGGGGCACTGGCGGGGCAAAGTAACCGGATCCCAACCGGACGGGACGACATTCCCGGCCGAAATCTCTCTGACCATCATCGATGATGGCCCTCTTGTGTGCACTGTGCGCGATGAAACTGCAAAACAGCAACGGCAGCGTGAACTCGAACTCAAGGAGCAAGCGATTGACTCCTCGAATGTTGGGGTCATGATCACCGACCCACAGCGAGAAGACAACCCAATCGAGTACGTGAATAAGGGATTCACCGACATTACTGGCTACGAAGAGGACGACGCGTTGGGTCGTAATCCACGTTTCCTCCAGGGACCCGAGACAGACCCAGACGAAATATCGAAGCTCCGAGAGGCGATCGCGGCCGGTGAACCGGTGACAGTAGAGCTGAAAAACTACCGAAAAGACGGGAGTGAATACTGGAATCGATTGTCTGTCACGCCAGTCACTGATGTAGATGGGACGCTTTCGAAGTTTATTGGCATACAGCAGGACGTAACAGGTCGGAGGCGACGGACTCGGAGCCTGGCAGAACAGAATCAGAAACTCGAATTGGTTCTTTCTGGAACGGACACTGGTATTGCAGAGTGGAGTCTTGAGACGGATTGGATATCATTCGACGACACGCTTGTCGAGTTGCTTGGTCACGATCCGGACAATCATGAAGAGTTCGTACAGATCGTCGCGCCAGAAGATCGGGATCGTGTTCGTGATTCACTAGAACGAGTCGGCGAGATCAACGACTTGTCTGCAGATTTCAGAGTTATCGGTGCGAACGAACAAACGCGATGGATACACACAGATGCTGTTCTGATATCCGATGACGAAACTGGAGAGAGGCTTGTCGCGATTGCAACGGACATCACGGAGCAAAAACGACGTGTTCGGCAGATTCAACAGGAGCGGGAGCGATTCAAAATCCTCTCCGAGAGTCTCGAAGAATACGCCTTCATACTACTTGACGACGATGGACAGATCGACAGCTGGAACGATGGAGCAGCCGACACCTTTGGGTATGATGAAAAAGCTGCAATTGGTATGCCAGCAGCAGAGCTACATCCTGAACAGGAGCAAAAGCGTGGAACTGCTGACCGGTTATTAAAACAGGCATCACTCGCAGGCGAAAGTACTCATGAAGGACAGCGAGTCCGTCAGGATGGATCGTCGTTTCCTGCAGAAGTCTCATACGTCCCGCTTCAAACTGAAGATGGAGTGTTCCTGGGATACGGGATGGTCATCAGAGATCTTACGAACCAGCGTCAACAGCGGCGTAGAACGGAGCGGTTCGTTGAGGAATCAGTCGACGTCGTGTCTATCTTGGATCGCGACGGGTGTTTCACCTATCTTAGTGGCTCTGCTGAACAGGTTCTTGGATATGATCCAACGCAGCTAAATCAAGAGAGCCTCTTCGATTATATCCACCCCGATGATCGGGAACGTGTAATGGAAGCATTTTTCGCCACCGTGGAGGACTCCGGTTCAACCGTTCAACTAGAGTTCCAAGCAAGGGATGCGGATGGCGGGTGGATTACCGCAGAAGCACGTGGACGGAACCTCTTTGACGATGACGCAATTGGCGGGTTTATGTTTTATATTCGCGACATCAGTGATATAAGAGAACAAACAAAAAAATTCGAATCCGTATTCAATCAAACGTTCCAATTAACGGGACTGATGACCCAGAGTGGTGAAATCCTCGAGCTAAACGACCCCCTCACGGAGTTCGGCGGCATACGTGCAGAGGAGAGCAGAGGCACACCACTCTGGCAGTGTCCTCTGTTCGCGCATTCGTCAGAAGTGCAAACTCAAATCAGGCAGGCAGTTACTCAAGCATCTTCGGGTTCATTCGTTCGGTTCAACGTGGAAGCAGAGGGCGTCGACGGACTCGCCAGCTTCGACTTCTCGGTCAAGCCGATCGCAAGCCAGCACGGGGAGCTTAGCTTCTTGGTATTCGAGGCACGAGACATTACAGCTCAGGAGCAACGTCGGCAACACGTCCAGGTCTTACACCGGATTATGCGGCACAATATCCGAAACGATCTGACGAAACTGAGAGGGTACGTCGATCTGCTTGCGTCGGACACAGAGACAGACACCCGTGAACAGCGCGCTGCGACCATCCGAGACATTCTCGACAAGTGGGAACGAATGGCAAATAAGAGCCAAGAGCTCCAGAATATACTCACGAGCGAGAGCGCTCTCGCTTCCCACCAGAGTGCTCAGCAAATAGCTGAGGATATTCAAGCCAAGAAAGAAAACGAGCATGCTAATGCGAATATCACTATCACAGCCGACCACGATATAGAATCACAAATACCGAGTGACCTTGAGAAGGCGATTTCTGAGCTCGTTGAGAACGCCATCACAGCGAACGATACTGAGCATCCATCCGTACAGATCAGTGTCTCGCAAGCCGATGAACGGTGGGTAGAGATTTGTGTGTCCGATACTGGGCCTGGACTCCCGGAAATGGAGAAAAATCTCCTCGAAACTGGCGAAGAAACGCCGCTGAGTCACGGGCAGGGACTCGGATTGTGGATGGTGCGATCACTGGTGACTCGTGCCGGGGGATCGATTTCAGTTGAAACCTCGGGCGAGGGGAGTGAGATCAGACTCGAAGTCCCCACCCAACCGCCTCGAGCGGACTCAGAAAAACCGAGTATCCTGTCGTAA